Proteins from one Candidatus Omnitrophota bacterium genomic window:
- a CDS encoding DUF167 domain-containing protein, whose product MKISVRVKPNSKKAIVELAGDNKYTVRVKEKALEGRANEAVVKCLSDYFDLPKSRIVIKMGLKSRDKVVEII is encoded by the coding sequence GTGAAAATATCGGTAAGGGTCAAGCCAAATTCCAAAAAGGCCATTGTAGAGCTTGCGGGCGATAATAAATATACTGTGCGCGTAAAAGAAAAAGCTCTCGAAGGAAGGGCAAACGAAGCTGTTGTTAAATGTTTGAGCGATTATTTTGACTTGCCAAAAAGCAGAATAGTGATAAAAATGGGATTGAAGAGCCGGGATAAGGTAGTGGAAATTATTTGA
- the dusB gene encoding tRNA dihydrouridine synthase DusB, with product MQLPLMLNIGSVKIPSRVLLAPLAGCSDLAFRTIAREHGASFCFFEMIDNNAITYGPKRKTRTILKTNPSDKPVAAQLLGREPSMMLKAAQEIISSTDISFLDINAACPVKKAVKKKTGAYLLRDTSALFKIIKTLVPALPVPVTVKIRAGYDIVDKKALANIAKGCESSGAGAIFVHGRTRAQGYAGDIDYAAIKVVKDSVSIPVVGSGNIFDGPSAARMFDETLCDGVFVARGAFGNPWIFSEIEEYLKSGSSPAKPGLPQRLETLKRHLAYIEEYNDSRSSGKVGIMRKVALWYLKGFPSAPETRAQVSVVKSYEKMIELIDSLMQTARQ from the coding sequence TTGCAATTACCGCTAATGCTGAATATTGGTTCCGTAAAGATACCGTCCAGAGTCCTGCTCGCGCCGCTCGCGGGATGCTCGGACCTGGCTTTCAGAACGATAGCGCGTGAACACGGCGCTTCTTTTTGTTTCTTTGAAATGATCGATAATAACGCCATAACCTATGGCCCAAAACGCAAAACCCGCACGATACTAAAGACTAACCCTTCCGATAAACCTGTAGCGGCCCAACTTCTGGGAAGAGAGCCGTCGATGATGCTAAAGGCGGCACAAGAGATAATAAGTTCGACGGACATCTCGTTCCTGGATATAAACGCGGCCTGCCCGGTTAAGAAAGCCGTAAAGAAGAAGACGGGCGCATATCTATTGCGCGACACAAGCGCGCTCTTTAAAATAATCAAGACGCTTGTACCGGCATTACCCGTGCCGGTGACGGTAAAAATACGCGCAGGCTATGACATCGTTGACAAAAAAGCCCTCGCGAATATAGCGAAGGGGTGCGAATCGAGCGGGGCGGGGGCAATATTCGTTCACGGCAGGACGAGAGCCCAGGGCTATGCCGGTGATATCGATTACGCGGCTATAAAGGTCGTGAAAGATTCTGTCAGTATTCCGGTCGTCGGCAGTGGGAACATCTTCGACGGCCCTTCCGCCGCGCGAATGTTCGATGAGACGCTCTGCGACGGAGTATTCGTAGCCAGGGGCGCGTTCGGCAACCCGTGGATATTCTCCGAAATAGAGGAATACCTCAAAAGCGGCTCGTCGCCGGCAAAACCCGGGCTACCTCAAAGACTCGAGACATTGAAACGCCACCTCGCGTACATCGAAGAATATAACGACAGCCGCTCGTCCGGTAAAGTGGGTATTATGCGCAAGGTTGCGCTGTGGTACTTGAAAGGCTTTCCCAGCGCCCCGGAGACACGCGCCCAAGTTTCTGTTGTAAAAAGTTACGAAAAGATGATAGAATTGATCGATAGCCTGATGCAAACGGCGCGACAATAG
- a CDS encoding TrpB-like pyridoxal phosphate-dependent enzyme, translated as MQTKKFFLHEDDMPKQWYNIAADLPTPMQPPIGPDGNPITPEMLAPVFPVNLIEQEMSRERWIDIPEEVRELLRIWRPTPLIRATRLEKFLKTPARIYCKDESVSPAGSHKPNSAVAQVWYNKEFGIKKLTTETGAGQWGSALAFASNLLGLECKIFMVRISFDQKPFRKTMMQVWGGKCVASPSNETNAGRDILKRLPDTPGSLGIAISEAIEEAVSDKTGKTRYTLGSVLNHVLLHQTVIGLEAKKQLKLAGVKKPDIIIGCAGGGSNFAGIAFPFIHDKINGEKIEVYPVESTTCPKMTRGPFTYDFGDVARMTPLLPMYTLGHKFIPPPIHAGGLRYHGMAPLVSQCIVEGLATPRSYDQVKCYEAALTWARTEGSICAPETSHAIACVIDEAKKAKAEGKEKTILFSYSGHGLLDLTGYDKYMSGHLKELHLSEEDLCESLDAIKELPKAKKQKSGKW; from the coding sequence ATGCAAACTAAAAAGTTTTTCCTGCATGAAGATGATATGCCGAAGCAGTGGTACAACATAGCCGCCGATCTGCCCACCCCGATGCAGCCGCCCATAGGCCCCGATGGTAATCCGATAACCCCCGAGATGCTCGCGCCCGTATTCCCGGTCAACCTTATCGAGCAGGAGATGAGCCGCGAGCGCTGGATCGATATCCCGGAAGAAGTCCGGGAGTTGTTGCGCATCTGGCGGCCTACGCCGCTTATCCGCGCGACAAGGCTCGAAAAGTTCCTGAAAACACCCGCGCGGATATATTGCAAAGACGAAAGCGTAAGCCCGGCCGGCAGTCACAAACCAAATTCGGCCGTAGCGCAGGTCTGGTACAATAAAGAGTTCGGCATAAAGAAACTAACGACCGAGACCGGCGCCGGACAATGGGGGTCCGCGCTTGCGTTCGCGTCAAATCTATTAGGATTGGAATGCAAGATCTTCATGGTCAGAATAAGCTTCGACCAGAAGCCTTTCAGGAAGACGATGATGCAGGTCTGGGGCGGCAAGTGTGTAGCAAGCCCCAGCAATGAAACGAACGCCGGTAGAGATATATTGAAGAGATTGCCCGACACTCCCGGATCGCTCGGTATAGCCATAAGCGAGGCGATAGAAGAGGCTGTGTCCGATAAAACCGGCAAGACGCGTTACACATTGGGAAGCGTGTTGAACCACGTACTGCTCCACCAGACGGTGATAGGCCTGGAGGCGAAGAAACAGCTCAAGCTGGCCGGGGTAAAAAAGCCGGATATAATTATCGGCTGTGCCGGAGGCGGAAGTAATTTCGCGGGGATAGCGTTTCCTTTTATACACGATAAAATTAACGGCGAAAAGATAGAGGTGTATCCCGTCGAGTCGACGACCTGCCCAAAGATGACACGCGGGCCGTTCACGTACGACTTCGGCGACGTCGCCCGTATGACGCCGCTTTTACCGATGTACACTCTCGGACACAAGTTCATACCGCCGCCGATACACGCCGGCGGCCTTCGCTACCACGGCATGGCGCCTTTAGTAAGCCAGTGCATAGTCGAAGGGCTTGCCACACCGCGTTCATACGATCAGGTGAAGTGTTACGAAGCGGCGCTTACATGGGCGAGAACGGAAGGATCGATATGCGCTCCCGAAACGAGCCACGCGATCGCATGCGTCATAGATGAGGCGAAGAAGGCGAAGGCGGAAGGCAAAGAGAAGACCATACTTTTCAGCTACAGCGGACACGGCCTTCTCGATCTTACCGGATACGATAAATATATGTCAGGCCACCTTAAGGAACTGCACCTCTCCGAAGAGGATCTTTGCGAATCGCTCGACGCAATAAAGGAACTGCCGAAGGCAAAAAAACAAAAGTCGGGGAAGTGGTGA
- the carA gene encoding glutamine-hydrolyzing carbamoyl-phosphate synthase small subunit: MKAILALEDGNIFTGESFGADGEKFGEVVFNTSMTGYQEILTDPSYKGQIVAMTNPLIGNYGVNDEDVESSAIFAEGFIVKEYSKTFSNWRAKRSLGDYLKESGIPGIEGIDTRSLTLHIRQAGAMKAVISTVDTDGESLVHKAKNSPGLLGVDLIKNVACPKKYEWNNSGKYKVVVLDCGVKFNSLRELAKNNCRVIVVPAKTAYREILELKPDGVLLSNGPGDPAALPYIVKTAQELLGKVPIFGICLGHQILGQALGGKTFKLKFGHHGGNQPVKDLKTGKVAISVQNHGFCVDIDTLSKKDVELTHVNLNDETLEGMRHKKLPAFSVQFHPEAAPGPHDTEYLFNKFTDMMKKYKR, encoded by the coding sequence ATGAAAGCTATACTTGCGTTAGAAGACGGAAATATATTCACCGGCGAATCCTTTGGAGCAGACGGTGAAAAGTTCGGTGAGGTCGTGTTTAATACCAGCATGACCGGCTACCAGGAGATACTCACAGACCCTTCGTATAAGGGGCAGATCGTCGCAATGACGAATCCTTTGATCGGCAACTACGGCGTAAATGATGAAGACGTCGAATCCTCCGCTATTTTTGCCGAAGGATTTATAGTAAAAGAATACAGTAAAACCTTCAGTAATTGGCGCGCCAAAAGATCCCTCGGTGATTATCTAAAAGAAAGCGGTATACCCGGCATCGAAGGCATCGATACCCGCTCGCTCACTTTACACATAAGACAGGCGGGCGCCATGAAGGCCGTGATCTCTACCGTAGATACCGACGGTGAGAGCCTGGTACACAAAGCGAAAAACTCTCCCGGATTATTAGGCGTCGATCTGATAAAAAACGTGGCTTGCCCCAAAAAATACGAATGGAACAACAGCGGCAAATATAAGGTCGTAGTGCTGGATTGCGGAGTAAAATTCAATTCTCTGCGCGAACTTGCGAAGAATAACTGCCGGGTAATAGTCGTTCCCGCAAAGACTGCCTACAGAGAGATACTCGAGTTAAAGCCGGACGGGGTATTGCTTTCCAATGGCCCGGGAGACCCGGCCGCACTGCCGTATATAGTCAAAACAGCGCAGGAATTATTGGGTAAGGTGCCCATATTCGGAATATGCCTGGGCCACCAGATACTCGGGCAGGCGCTTGGAGGCAAAACGTTCAAGCTGAAGTTCGGCCATCACGGCGGCAACCAGCCGGTAAAGGATCTCAAGACGGGAAAGGTCGCGATAAGCGTCCAGAACCACGGTTTCTGCGTAGATATAGATACGCTGAGCAAAAAAGATGTCGAATTGACGCATGTAAACTTAAACGACGAGACGCTCGAGGGTATGCGCCACAAAAAACTACCGGCATTTTCCGTGCAGTTCCATCCTGAAGCCGCGCCCGGACCGCACGACACGGAATATCTCTTCAATAAGTTTACAGATATGATGAAAAAATATAAGCGATAA
- a CDS encoding DUF1846 domain-containing protein, translating into MIKNDTRKTTATIGFDNDKYLKEQTAAITDRVKKFGNKLYLEFGGKLCYDYHAARVLPGYDPNVKIRLLQSLKDKIEIVLSIYAGDIEKGRVRGDFGITYDAATFKLIDDLRKWGLDISSVVITRFANQSAAVIFKNKLERRGVKVYLHYPIEGYPANVDTVASEKGLGKNDYIETTKPIVVVTAPGPNSGKLSVCLSQLYQDHKRGINAGYAKFETFPIWNIPLKHPVNVAYEAATADILDYNLVDPFHLAKYNETTINYNRDVESFPILKIILTRILDKSANLPVYNSPTDMGVNRAGFGIVDDAAVCDAAMQELIRRYFRYNCEYVLGIERKETVDRVASLMEEMGVKVTDRRVVEAARKAAEEAEKKNKGFAGIYCGAAIELKDGRMITGKNSDLMHAASALVLNAIKTLANIPDEILLLSPQIINQINKLKEGILKLEPESLDLEETLIALSISAATNHTAEIALKRLIELRGCEMHLTHIPPPGDETGIKMLGVNLTSDGKFSSRNLFVT; encoded by the coding sequence ATGATCAAGAATGATACACGCAAGACCACAGCCACGATAGGATTCGATAACGACAAATACCTGAAAGAGCAGACCGCCGCCATTACCGACAGGGTAAAAAAGTTCGGCAATAAATTATACCTCGAGTTCGGCGGAAAACTCTGTTACGATTACCACGCCGCGAGGGTACTGCCAGGGTACGATCCCAACGTAAAGATACGCCTTCTTCAATCCTTAAAAGACAAGATCGAGATAGTCCTCTCTATTTATGCCGGGGATATAGAGAAGGGGAGGGTGCGAGGTGATTTCGGTATTACTTACGACGCCGCCACATTCAAACTCATCGATGACCTGCGCAAATGGGGGCTCGATATATCGTCGGTAGTCATAACGCGTTTTGCTAATCAATCAGCGGCGGTTATATTTAAAAATAAGCTCGAGCGCCGCGGCGTGAAGGTATATTTGCATTATCCGATCGAAGGCTATCCCGCCAATGTCGATACCGTGGCAAGTGAAAAAGGGCTCGGTAAAAACGATTACATTGAGACTACGAAGCCCATCGTAGTAGTAACTGCGCCCGGACCAAATTCCGGAAAACTCTCCGTATGCCTGTCCCAATTATATCAGGATCACAAGCGAGGCATTAATGCCGGCTATGCCAAATTCGAAACATTCCCGATATGGAACATCCCGTTGAAACATCCCGTCAATGTGGCGTACGAAGCCGCGACCGCGGACATCCTCGACTACAACCTGGTCGATCCGTTTCATCTGGCGAAATATAACGAAACGACGATTAATTATAATCGCGATGTCGAAAGCTTCCCGATATTAAAGATAATCCTCACGCGGATACTCGACAAGAGCGCGAACCTGCCGGTTTACAATTCTCCGACGGACATGGGCGTAAACCGTGCCGGATTCGGCATAGTCGACGATGCGGCCGTATGCGACGCCGCTATGCAGGAGCTTATACGCAGATATTTCCGTTATAACTGCGAATACGTCCTCGGTATTGAGAGGAAAGAGACGGTCGACAGGGTAGCGTCTCTCATGGAAGAGATGGGCGTTAAGGTTACGGACAGGCGCGTCGTAGAAGCGGCCCGTAAAGCCGCGGAAGAGGCGGAGAAGAAGAATAAAGGGTTTGCCGGTATATATTGCGGCGCCGCGATAGAGTTGAAAGACGGCAGGATGATAACGGGTAAAAACTCAGACCTCATGCATGCCGCATCCGCGCTCGTCCTTAACGCGATAAAGACGCTGGCAAATATACCCGACGAGATACTTTTGCTGTCGCCGCAGATAATCAATCAGATAAATAAACTCAAAGAGGGCATCCTCAAACTCGAGCCGGAAAGCTTAGACTTAGAAGAGACGCTGATAGCTCTTTCTATAAGCGCCGCCACAAATCACACGGCAGAAATAGCGCTGAAGAGACTTATAGAGTTACGCGGCTGTGAAATGCACTTAACCCATATACCGCCGCCAGGCGATGAGACGGGGATAAAGATGCTCGGCGTCAATCTTACTTCCGATGGTAAGTTTTCTTCCAGAAACCTTTTCGTCACATAA
- a CDS encoding glycosyltransferase → MTNALMPKTIYAISVAFFIYFVILIAYYMFLAIVGFIEERRKRWEAEAEDYPLTYFSSFTLPVSIIIPARNEEEWIRDAFLSILNLNYPEFEVVVVDDKSTDRTMAILDEILSLQPVETPYLKHFKDGKVIEILKSAKHPNVTVISKTEGLKKAGAVNAGLNMARHKYVCVIDADTVLERDSLLKVMAYVEKDPERVIGIGSYFGLSNGFKIKDGIIEKRSFSLNPLLAYQNLEYVRSFFGNRIAWSAFNAMPNVPGGFGIWRRDVLYDMGGYSTDYTCEDIEITFRAHDYIVKNRDKDYKIIMLPYYVSWTEGPANIKSLLSQRGRWQRVIDETVWGYKYMLFNPRFRGFGLITMPYYLLYEVLGVFLEVVSILLIAWGCLSGILDVKIFLAFFLLSAAAQTFISLASLFTFIRSQKVFKLNYVLYMIFLAFTEMFWYKWIISISKVTGTIDFLRNKKTFDQYKREKRAIV, encoded by the coding sequence ATGACAAACGCATTGATGCCAAAAACAATATACGCGATATCGGTCGCCTTCTTTATATATTTCGTCATCCTTATCGCGTACTACATGTTCCTCGCTATAGTAGGATTTATCGAAGAAAGGCGGAAGAGGTGGGAAGCGGAAGCGGAAGATTATCCATTAACATACTTCTCTTCATTTACTCTGCCTGTCTCCATAATTATCCCCGCGAGGAACGAGGAAGAGTGGATCCGCGACGCCTTTCTATCTATACTTAACCTTAATTACCCTGAGTTTGAAGTAGTGGTCGTGGACGATAAATCCACCGACAGGACGATGGCTATACTCGACGAGATATTGAGCCTCCAGCCCGTCGAAACCCCTTATCTGAAGCATTTTAAGGACGGGAAAGTCATAGAAATACTAAAGAGCGCCAAACACCCGAATGTTACGGTAATAAGCAAAACGGAGGGACTGAAAAAAGCGGGCGCGGTTAACGCCGGGCTGAATATGGCACGTCATAAATACGTTTGTGTCATCGACGCTGATACCGTCCTCGAGCGCGACTCGCTCCTGAAAGTCATGGCATACGTTGAGAAGGATCCTGAGCGCGTCATAGGAATAGGCAGTTACTTCGGCCTTTCCAACGGCTTTAAGATCAAAGACGGCATAATAGAAAAACGGAGTTTTTCCCTAAACCCGCTCCTTGCATATCAGAACCTCGAGTACGTTCGTTCATTCTTCGGTAACCGTATAGCCTGGAGCGCGTTCAACGCCATGCCAAATGTCCCGGGCGGATTCGGCATATGGCGCAGAGATGTCCTTTACGATATGGGCGGATATTCTACAGACTACACCTGCGAAGACATAGAGATAACGTTCCGGGCACATGATTATATAGTTAAGAACAGAGATAAAGATTATAAAATAATCATGTTACCTTATTATGTAAGCTGGACGGAAGGCCCGGCAAATATAAAGTCGTTGCTATCTCAACGCGGCCGATGGCAGAGGGTAATAGATGAAACAGTCTGGGGATACAAATATATGCTTTTCAACCCGCGCTTCCGGGGTTTCGGGCTTATCACTATGCCGTACTATCTGCTTTACGAGGTATTAGGAGTATTTCTGGAGGTCGTAAGTATTTTATTGATCGCATGGGGTTGCCTGTCCGGAATCCTTGACGTAAAGATATTTCTGGCATTCTTCCTGCTATCGGCGGCGGCGCAGACATTTATTTCGCTCGCATCTCTATTTACGTTCATACGTAGCCAGAAAGTATTCAAACTTAACTACGTCCTTTATATGATTTTTCTGGCGTTTACCGAAATGTTTTGGTATAAATGGATAATTTCCATATCAAAAGTAACCGGGACGATCGATTTTTTGCGCAATAAAAAAACATTTGACCAGTATAAGAGAGAGAAACGGGCAATAGTTTAG
- a CDS encoding YajQ family cyclic di-GMP-binding protein: MAKDNFSFDIVSEVDLQEADNAVNQAKKELAQRFDFKGTNSSIDYNRAEKKITLVSTDDFKLKSLADMLSSKMVKRGISLKSLTFKDPEKVFAGNLQQSVELASGISKERAKELVAIIKGLGLKVQAQIEGEKIRVVSSKKDDLQEVITHLRKIDFPLALTFCNYR, translated from the coding sequence ATGGCAAAAGATAATTTTTCATTCGATATAGTCTCTGAGGTCGACCTCCAGGAAGCCGATAACGCCGTGAATCAGGCGAAGAAAGAGCTTGCGCAGAGATTTGATTTTAAAGGCACCAATTCCTCGATCGACTACAATCGCGCCGAGAAGAAGATAACACTCGTATCGACCGACGACTTTAAACTAAAATCTCTCGCCGATATGCTCTCGTCGAAAATGGTTAAACGGGGCATATCTTTGAAATCGCTGACCTTTAAAGATCCCGAGAAGGTCTTCGCGGGCAACCTTCAGCAATCGGTGGAGCTCGCCAGCGGGATATCAAAAGAGAGGGCGAAAGAACTCGTCGCGATAATAAAGGGTTTAGGCCTTAAGGTTCAGGCGCAAATCGAGGGTGAAAAAATACGTGTCGTTTCATCGAAAAAGGATGACCTGCAGGAAGTGATAACTCACCTGCGAAAGATTGACTTTCCTTTGGCGCTTACGTTTTGCAATTACCGCTAA
- a CDS encoding phage holin family protein, producing the protein MKNFLIKWFVNIITLFMVIHIVAGVSADSWGAIVVAAFILGLLNAFVKPFIILFTLPFTIMTLGFFTLIINAGIFYLASKFVVGFEIINFWSAFWAALAFSVISSILNFILTPKINIARTSFTRNSGRVRPDDDNIIDVEGKVEDKT; encoded by the coding sequence ATGAAAAACTTTTTGATAAAATGGTTCGTGAACATAATAACGCTATTCATGGTTATCCATATCGTCGCCGGTGTCAGCGCCGACAGTTGGGGCGCAATAGTAGTAGCGGCATTCATCCTCGGGCTACTCAACGCTTTCGTCAAACCTTTCATAATACTATTCACGCTTCCTTTCACGATAATGACGCTCGGCTTCTTTACACTCATAATCAATGCGGGCATATTTTATCTGGCATCGAAATTCGTTGTTGGCTTTGAGATCATAAACTTTTGGAGCGCGTTCTGGGCGGCACTCGCCTTTAGCGTCATAAGTTCCATCCTGAATTTTATTCTTACTCCAAAGATAAACATTGCCCGAACATCGTTTACGCGCAACTCCGGACGCGTCCGGCCGGATGATGATAATATAATCGACGTCGAAGGAAAAGTTGAAGATAAAACTTAG
- the carB gene encoding carbamoyl-phosphate synthase large subunit has translation MPKRKDIKKILIIGSGPIVIGQACEFDYSGSQACKVLRQEGYKVVLVNSNPATIMTDPEIADKTYIEPITVDVVAKIIEKERPDALLPTLGGQTALNTAVGLAEKGILRKYKVETIGANIKSIKKAEDRQLFKMAMQKIGLDLPKSGRAYNLKEAHAVVKHIGFPAIIRPSFTLGGTGGSIAYNVEDFSELAKTGLESSMISEILIEESVIGWKEFELEVMRDTKDNVVIICSIENVDPMGVHTGDSITVAPAQTLTDREYQIMRDAAVACIREIGVQTGGSNVQFAVHPDTGRMVVIEMNPRVSRSSALASKATGFPIAKIAAKLAVGYTLDEIPNDITKETPACFEPSIDYCVVKIPRFTFEKFPAADPTLTIAMKSVGEAMSIGRTFKEALQKGLRSLEIKKSGLESILFKNSIKDAAADSETMELLYKKMRLPNAERIFYVADAIRAGVDIDKIYELTKIDRWFLCNIKEIVALERKIAAAGNLSDDLLLKAKQYGFSDKQLADLTNSREEKVAALRRAKKISPDFKLVDTCAAEFRAHTPYYYSTYDRR, from the coding sequence ATGCCCAAACGAAAAGATATAAAAAAGATACTTATAATAGGCTCCGGGCCGATAGTCATAGGCCAGGCCTGCGAATTCGACTATTCCGGTTCCCAGGCATGTAAAGTTTTAAGGCAGGAAGGATATAAGGTTGTCCTGGTGAATTCGAATCCGGCCACCATCATGACCGATCCCGAGATAGCTGACAAGACGTACATCGAGCCGATAACGGTAGATGTCGTAGCAAAGATAATCGAGAAGGAACGGCCGGACGCGCTATTGCCGACTCTCGGCGGGCAGACGGCGCTCAATACGGCTGTCGGCCTGGCGGAAAAAGGCATACTGCGCAAGTACAAAGTTGAGACGATAGGCGCGAACATAAAGTCGATAAAAAAAGCGGAAGACCGCCAGCTCTTCAAGATGGCAATGCAAAAGATAGGGCTGGATCTTCCGAAGAGCGGCAGGGCGTATAATCTTAAAGAGGCGCATGCGGTGGTAAAACACATAGGGTTCCCGGCTATAATCCGTCCGAGTTTTACACTGGGCGGCACCGGCGGCAGTATCGCGTATAACGTTGAGGATTTTTCCGAGCTCGCCAAAACCGGGCTCGAATCGAGCATGATAAGCGAGATACTCATCGAGGAATCGGTGATAGGCTGGAAAGAATTCGAATTAGAGGTCATGCGGGATACGAAAGATAATGTCGTCATCATCTGCTCTATCGAAAATGTCGATCCTATGGGCGTTCATACAGGCGACAGCATAACGGTAGCCCCCGCCCAGACATTGACGGACAGGGAGTACCAGATCATGCGTGACGCCGCAGTCGCTTGTATCCGCGAGATCGGGGTACAGACGGGCGGCTCTAATGTGCAATTTGCCGTACATCCGGACACAGGCCGCATGGTCGTCATAGAGATGAATCCGAGGGTCTCCCGTAGCTCGGCTCTCGCTTCGAAAGCGACCGGCTTCCCGATAGCCAAGATAGCCGCCAAGCTCGCGGTAGGCTACACCCTCGACGAGATACCCAATGATATCACAAAAGAGACGCCGGCCTGCTTCGAGCCGTCCATCGACTATTGCGTGGTAAAGATACCCAGATTCACGTTCGAAAAGTTCCCCGCGGCGGATCCTACGCTTACAATCGCGATGAAGTCCGTCGGAGAAGCGATGTCCATCGGGCGCACATTCAAAGAGGCCCTTCAAAAAGGCCTGCGATCGCTTGAGATAAAAAAATCCGGACTTGAGAGCATTCTTTTTAAAAATTCCATTAAAGACGCCGCGGCGGATTCGGAAACGATGGAGCTTTTGTATAAAAAAATGCGGCTTCCTAATGCCGAACGTATTTTTTATGTTGCCGACGCGATAAGGGCCGGCGTTGATATCGATAAAATATACGAACTGACCAAGATCGACAGATGGTTTCTGTGCAATATCAAAGAGATAGTGGCTTTAGAGCGGAAAATAGCCGCCGCCGGCAATCTGAGCGATGATCTTCTTTTGAAAGCAAAACAGTACGGTTTCAGCGATAAACAGCTGGCGGATCTCACAAACAGCCGGGAAGAGAAGGTGGCCGCTCTGCGCCGGGCAAAAAAAATATCGCCCGACTTTAAATTGGTCGATACTTGCGCGGCCGAGTTCCGGGCGCATACCCCGTATTACTACTCGACATATGATCGACGGTAA
- a CDS encoding HEAT repeat domain-containing protein: protein MYNYHPDIILKIDIGLFIASIILAVIILAYIRLKEYADRVRDKNLIEIKNNLYKFTLSGKSDMACFNMAGRSTVQQLLDIEGNRRREAVFFNRSEQELFKKCLIASKSVGVIEKTAMRSGNKWRRIEAIIALGHLGTEGAEKIIKNALLSTDTDTRYFSAMALGRIKTKASAGILLDLLKKDRLIRRKVVSLLETFPAGDASDAAIEMTGEKDPNLRFWILKLLAKLKPAKYRKQIEKLLDDTSDDVRAAACECLGAIGDKASEPALIKCLSDDAWLVRMHSVKALSAILADRSISIIINSINDGSLFVLESVRDAMKEHIRAAMPHIKKIFEGKDDFGKKICIEAMESALMESDDPGLHSEVIGSLRSFDPAVAGQIENRFRKGRR, encoded by the coding sequence ATGTATAATTATCATCCGGATATAATTTTAAAGATAGATATAGGATTATTTATTGCGTCCATTATCCTGGCCGTGATAATACTCGCATACATAAGGTTGAAAGAATACGCTGACCGCGTGCGGGATAAAAATCTTATCGAAATAAAAAATAACCTTTACAAGTTCACCCTTTCAGGTAAAAGCGACATGGCCTGCTTCAACATGGCCGGCAGGTCCACCGTCCAACAGCTTCTCGATATCGAAGGCAATAGACGCCGCGAAGCGGTATTCTTTAACCGGTCGGAGCAGGAATTATTCAAGAAGTGCCTCATAGCCTCTAAGTCCGTGGGTGTGATCGAAAAAACGGCGATGCGCTCCGGTAACAAGTGGCGCCGGATCGAGGCGATAATAGCGCTCGGGCACCTCGGCACGGAAGGCGCGGAAAAAATAATCAAGAACGCGCTCTTGAGCACGGATACCGATACGCGGTATTTTTCAGCCATGGCGCTGGGGCGCATTAAAACAAAGGCCTCGGCCGGGATATTACTCGACCTGCTAAAAAAGGATCGCCTTATAAGGCGCAAGGTGGTCTCGCTACTCGAAACTTTTCCCGCCGGGGATGCGTCTGACGCGGCGATAGAGATGACCGGCGAAAAAGATCCCAACCTCAGATTCTGGATATTAAAACTTCTGGCTAAACTTAAACCCGCAAAGTACCGCAAGCAGATCGAGAAGTTACTCGACGATACCTCGGACGATGTGCGCGCCGCCGCCTGCGAGTGTCTCGGGGCGATAGGTGACAAGGCTTCAGAGCCGGCGCTGATAAAATGTCTATCCGATGACGCGTGGCTTGTCCGGATGCACTCCGTCAAAGCGCTATCCGCAATACTGGCCGACAGGTCGATCTCTATTATAATAAACTCGATAAATGACGGGTCGCTCTTTGTCCTCGAAAGCGTTAGGGACGCGATGAAAGAGCATATCCGCGCGGCCATGCCGCACATAAAAAAGATATTCGAGGGTAAAGATGATTTTGGGAAAAAGATCTGCATAGAAGCGATGGAGAGCGCGCTCATGGAAAGCGATGACCCCGGCCTGCACAGCGAAGTCATCGGTTCGTTAAGAAGCTTTGACCCTGCCGTGGCAGGCCAAATAGAGAATAGATTCAGAAAAGGGCGGCGGTAA